The following is a genomic window from Leptospira bouyouniensis.
CTTTACAAAAAATTTCCCACAAAACCAATGTTAGAGGTAAGTGCTAAAGGTAATATGAAAATTCCCATTCCGAAACAATGGCAATTACTCGGAAAGGACTCGATCAATTTTCCTTTTGTCCAAAAGAAAGAAATCCCTGCCGTTTTGCCAGACGTAGAAATTCGTAATTTTAAAATTCTTATGCCAACAGAATCGGAAATCCTCAGCGCATCAAATACGGATGCTCTCGTTGGTACAACAACCAATTTCTTAAAAGGATTACTTGGTGGTTCCAAAACGCCTATCACTTCTGCCGCCAAAGCAGGGTTATCTGGTCTAAATTTGAATCTAAAAACAGAATTTGATTTTGTATTTTCAAACAAAGCTGCATCTACTTTTAATTTAACAGATTTAAAATACAATCTGCAACTAGCTGGAGAAAATTTTCTTACCGGATCTCCAAAGGAAATCATTAACCAAGGGAAAGAATCAACTGTGAAAGTTACAAATCAATTCCCTATCGCCTCCATCGGAACATCTCTTTACAAAACAATCCAATCGAAACAGGCGGTTTATCAGTTAAAGGGAGATTCTGGATTTTTAGTTCCTAATTTACGTGAGAATATTCCCTTTTCTTATGAGAAAAAAGGAAATTTTCAATGGTGAGTTTTTATTCCGATGATTTTGAACAGTACTTAAAACCTAACCATTGAATCAGATAAATCTTATTTCTTTTTCTGTAACATCTGTTTGACTTCGTCTCTTGTTTTTCCTGGATACAAACGGATTTGGTACGTCACAAGAAACTTTGTGATGATTGGACTTCCATCTTTTGAAGAATGTTCATAGTTAAACCTTGAGGCATCATTTTGGATGATTTTAGCAATGTCATTGATTCGGGGTACCCTTCTATCAAAGGCAATGGATTCCAATTTTCCAGTGACAGTGTTTAACCCAATGGAAATGATCCCATCATCTACAAAACTTAAAAGGTCAAACTTTTTCATTTCCTCTTTGGAAAGTTCATCCCCACCTGGGTCGGGTTTCCTGCGTATTTTGTCAGTGTGGCGGATTTGTCTCACCATATACGAATCTGAAGCGATATAAACTCGAAACAACTCTTGGGGGAGATCACTTTTCTTTTGGAAAAAAGGAATTTCACCTGTATGGTTTTGTACCTCTTCCCCTTTTTCATTGAGGATGATTTCCCCTTCACCTCCAGGAGGTGGTAGAAAGTCTTTTGTTGAATTCGTTTCTGTTTTTGTTTCCTCCGTAGGAGTCGGTGTTGAATCTTTCGTAGTTTGGCAAGAAACGAAGGAAAGGAAGAAAACAATTAAGACAGAGTGAAACAAAAATTTCATTTGGTCATCAGTATTTGGTGGTTTCTTCCAGTGGCAAGAAAATTAACGAAAAAAGGAGAATCCCTAAACCAAATATTTAGCAAAGATCGTTGCAAGACCTAAGAAAAAGAAAAACCCACAGACGTCGGTCGTCGCCGTGACAAAAATGGAGGAAGCAATGGCTGGGTCGATTTTCATCCCTTTTAAGATAATGGGGACAAGGGAACCTACAAGAGAGGCTACTATCATATTGACAAACATTGCTGTCCCAACCACAAGTCCTAAGGTCAGGTTACCTTTCACAAGGTAAATCATACTAAAAGTGACTGTTCCAAGCGCAAGGCCATTTAGAACACCGATGGTAAATTCCTTTCGAACTGCATCCCACCAATTGGAAAACGATAAATCCCCTGTGGCTATATTTCGAATAACAACCGTTACAGATTGGGTCCCTGCATTCCCACCTAGACCAGCTACAATTGGCATCAAGGTTGCAAGCACTACGATTTGAGAGATGGTATCTTCAAAAAAAGCAACTACAGTAGAACTCACAAAGGCTGTGAGTAGATTGACATTGAGCCAAATGATCCTTCTTTTCACTGATTGTAAGATCGGGGTGGATAATCTTT
Proteins encoded in this region:
- a CDS encoding LEA type 2 family protein, which encodes MKRILSVLSIFFTLQCSVLGVLQDKIPTPEFSFESLHIKQITFTDITLGIETSVSNPYPVSLPSSLLDMDINIEGMKLSKVKTDLGAIEANKTKSLPLEVKLTYADLYQLYKKFPTKPMLEVSAKGNMKIPIPKQWQLLGKDSINFPFVQKKEIPAVLPDVEIRNFKILMPTESEILSASNTDALVGTTTNFLKGLLGGSKTPITSAAKAGLSGLNLNLKTEFDFVFSNKAASTFNLTDLKYNLQLAGENFLTGSPKEIINQGKESTVKVTNQFPIASIGTSLYKTIQSKQAVYQLKGDSGFLVPNLRENIPFSYEKKGNFQW
- a CDS encoding LA_2219 family laminin/E-cadherin/plasminogen-binding protein; this translates as MKFLFHSVLIVFFLSFVSCQTTKDSTPTPTEETKTETNSTKDFLPPPGGEGEIILNEKGEEVQNHTGEIPFFQKKSDLPQELFRVYIASDSYMVRQIRHTDKIRRKPDPGGDELSKEEMKKFDLLSFVDDGIISIGLNTVTGKLESIAFDRRVPRINDIAKIIQNDASRFNYEHSSKDGSPIITKFLVTYQIRLYPGKTRDEVKQMLQKKK